The genome window TCACCTTGATCTGGTTAATCCCGCCGTACCTTGCAAACAGCGGATTTTGGCCGAGCATTTTAACCTCATAGCCGAATGGCGTAAACCGAATCACCCAGAACAACAGCAGAGCAGCTGCAATCGCAAAGAAAAAGCCCGCATGCACGCTCATTCCGGAAAACAGCTTGGGCAGCCATGCACTTTTTTCCAGCATTACGGTTTGGGCGAGAGCTGCCGAACCCGTTCTGTCTTGAAACGGATCACTCACCAGATAGCTGGCGAACAGCACCGCAATATAGTTGAACAGGAGTGTGGAAATGAGCAGGGGAATGCGGAACTTTGCCTCCATGTACCCTGCCAGCAGGGACCACAAACCGCCAACTGTGATTCCCACGAGGATTCCGGCCAGCATTTTCACGATTCCCGGCGCTGGCAAATAAATCGCTACGAGTGTCGCACTGATTGCGCCCAGCACCATTTGCCCCTCAGCTCCCAAGTTAAAAACCCCTGCACGGAAGGCCAGGGCAAGCCCCAGCGCAATCAGCATGATCGGCGTCGCACGTGCCAGCGTGGAAGTGAAGAAATAAAAGCTGCCAAAGGCACCCTTCCACATTTCCTGGTACGTTCCAATGACCGATTCGCCGACTGCCGCAATCACTACCGCTCCCGTCAGCAGCCCGATCATGACTGCGAGGACCGGCTGAACCAACGACTTACACAGCTCTCTGATCGCTGCCATGAACATTTCCTCCTGCCATCAACACGCTGATTTTTTCTTCTGTTGCTTCCGATCGTGCCAGCTCACCAGCGATTCGCCCTTTGTACATGACCAAAACCCTGTCTGACAAGGCGAGAATTTCCGACAACTCAGACGAGACGAGCAAGATCCCATCCCCGTTATTTCGCTTTTCAATGAGTGCCTGATGAATGTGTTCCATCGCTCCGATATCCACGCCGCGAGTCGGTTCCGCGGCAATCAGCAGGGGTGTTTCCTGCCCCAGCTCTCTTGCGACGATCAGCTTTTGCAAATTTCCGCCTGAAAGGTTGCCTGCCAGCTCTTGCAGCTGCCTGGAGCCTGTCTTGATCGCAAAGCGGTCCACCCAGCCACGAACGACCTGACGGAACGAGTCACGCAGGATGACGCCTCGACGATAAAATTCCGGCTTCCGCTGATAGCCCATCAACGCGTTTTCCTCGACGCTTTCCAGCTTCGCGGTCCCCCATAGATAGCGGTCTTCCGGAATATGCGCCAGCCCTGCCTGACGGATCGCCTCCACCGACTTGTTGGTGACATCGGTACCGTCCAGATGGATTTTGCCTTCCTGAATGGGTCGCAAGCCGCTGATGGCTTGCAGCAGCTCAGACTGGCCGTTTCCAGATACACCTGCGATCCCCACGATTTCCCCATGGTGAATGGAGAAGCTGACATGATCCAGCAGCGTCTGTTTCTCTCGCATCGTCACCCGGTCCACGTGCAGCAGCCTTTTGCCTTCCAATGGGACCCGCTGGCTCAGCTCCTCCAGCTCCCTGCCCACCATCAGCCTCGCCAGATCGTCGACATTGGTCTCGCTTTGGGAAACGGTCCCGGTCACACGTCCTCCGCGCAGCACGGTGATCCGATCCGCTACTTCCATGACCTCCTGCAGCTTGTGCGTAATCAGGATGACGCTTTTCCCGCTCGCTGCAAGATTCCGGATCGTCTGCAGCAAATCTTTGACTTCCAAAGGAGTAAGCACAGCGGTCGGTTCGTCCAGCACGATAATTTCCGCCCCTTGGTAGAGCACCTTCAAAATCTCTACACGCTGCTGCTCGCCGACCGAGCAAGCGGACACCTGTGTCAGGGGATTGATGGGGATTCGGTACTCCTCGCTCAAGGCACGCACCTTTTCTACCGCTTCCTTGCGCCGGAAGAATCCCGCCTGCTTGGGTTCGTACCCAATCACAATGTTTTCCGCTACCGTAAAATCTCCAAAAAGCATGAAGTGTTGATGCACCATGCCAATGCCGTTCCGAATCGCGTCGTTCGGCCCTCGGAATGCGACCGGCTTGCCGTTCAGCAGAATCTCGCCTTCTGTCGGCTGCTCCATCCCGTACAGCATGCGCATCAGTGTCGTTTTTCCCGCTCCGTTCTCCCCGACGATGGCATGGACCTCGCCTGCTTCCAGGGTGAAGGACACTTGATCGTTGGCCGTAAATTCTCCGTACTTCTTGGTCATCTGCTTCATTTCCAAGCGATGCGCCATTCCCGCTCCTCCTTCTTTTCACGTTCCTCCCGAATACACAAGCGACCGACTACACAGCTGTAGTCGGTCACCTAAATGCACGAGTGCTGCCAGCTATTAGAACGAGTCAGGAACTTTACGTGTGCCTGCTACGATCTCGTCATTGATAGCCTTCACTTTATCGATCACTTCTTGGCCGATGAACGGGTTCAGCGGCGTTTTGCTCTCGTGGGTCACATAGGTTACACCCACGCCTTTTTCTTTCAATCCGTAGGTCACTACACCTGGCTTCAGGTTGCCTTCGACAAAGGACTTCACGGTTTCGTACGCTGCCGCATCGGTGCCTTTCAGCTGAGAGAGCACGATGTGAGCGGGATCGATGGATGTACGGTCTACGTCTTGACCAGAAGTGTAGAAGCCTTTTTCCTTCGCTGCCTCAAACACGCCCAGATCGCCAACCGCTGCCGCACCGTTAATGATGTCGGCGCCTTTGGATGCTTGGAGCAAAGCCAGCTCTTTCGCTTTTGCCGGGTCAGAGAAGCTGCCCACGTAGTTCACGAGGAACTCCGCGTTCGGATTTGTCGCCTTCATCCCCTCTTGGAATCCACCTGTCCATTTTTTCAGGAGAGGAATATCCATCGCTACGACCATGCCGACTTTGTTGGTTTTGGTAGCCAGTCCAGCAGCCGCCCCCATCAGATAGGCAGCTTCCTGCTCACGGAAGGTAACGCTGCGGACGTTTGGCAAATCAACTACGGTATCGATAATCGCAAAATTGCGATCCGGATTCTCTGCCGCTACTTTTTTCAGCGCATCTTCTGCTTCAAACGAAGAAGTGATGATCAGATCATAATTTTCTGCCACTGCGACGCGAAGATTTTCCTCGATCGCTCCATGGTCCGTAGACTCGATGCTTTTTACTTCTGCGCCAAACTCCTGGCCGGCTTTCTTGGCACCTTCATCCATTTGTTGAAAGAACGGGTTGACACCGATTTTCTCCGGCAGGATCAGGGCAATGCGTTTTTTCGCCGCTCCCTCTTGTCCTGCTGCTTGTCCTTCTGCTTTTTCAGCAGGAGCGCTGCCTCCTGCCGGAGAGCTGCCTCCTGTCGGAGAGCTGCCTCCCGCCGAGCATCCAGCTGCCAGTACGGCGAATGTGGTCAAAGCCAACAATAGTTTCTTCATGGTGTACCCCTCTCTATCTAGAGCCTCTAAATTCGTTTTTATCTATTCACATATGTAATGTACGGTTTTTATACCAAAAAATCAATATAAATTACGTACATTTCACAAAAAAATACAGTTATCGTTCGTTTTTGCTGTCGCATTTTCTCTTTTTCACTTGCGCTAGACAAATAAAAAACTCTTCCCTGAGGAAGAGTTTACGTCCGGAACGGTCCTCTTCCTCATCTTCCAAGACATTCTCCCTGTCTTGTAGGAATTGGCACCAGTCTGTACATGTACAGTGGTTGCCGGGCTTCATCGGGCCAGTCCCTCCGCCGCTCTAGATAAGGTAGTATTTTGATAGGATTTTAATTAAATCAATTCTAGCAGAACGAAACAAAAATGCAATTATTATTTCTATTCCCTCTAATCCTTTGCATGAAACGTCTGCTGGAGGCGATGGGACAACGCGTTCAGCTCTCCCAGCTCCTCTGTGATTTCCCGCACCTTTTGATGCTGATTTTCCGCAGTAGCGAACAGCTCCTCCAGATTGGCTACCGACTCCTCCGTAACGGCTGTAATGGTAGACATCTCAGCCGCTACTTCCCCTGAGCGCATTTTTACTCTGTCCATGCTGGAGCGAACATGCTCTGCCGCAGCCAAGAAGGTAACCATCCCTGCGCGTACGGCTTCGATCGATGCGACGGTTTTGACTGCCAGCTCTTGCCCTTTGGCGACAGATCCCTCTCCCGTGCTGATTTGTTGGACAGCATTTTCGCTTTCCTGATGGAGGGATTTTAAGATCTCGGTGATTTCCTGCGTCGCAGTGGCACTTTGCTCAGC of Brevibacillus choshinensis contains these proteins:
- a CDS encoding ABC transporter permease — protein: MAAIRELCKSLVQPVLAVMIGLLTGAVVIAAVGESVIGTYQEMWKGAFGSFYFFTSTLARATPIMLIALGLALAFRAGVFNLGAEGQMVLGAISATLVAIYLPAPGIVKMLAGILVGITVGGLWSLLAGYMEAKFRIPLLISTLLFNYIAVLFASYLVSDPFQDRTGSAALAQTVMLEKSAWLPKLFSGMSVHAGFFFAIAAALLLFWVIRFTPFGYEVKMLGQNPLFARYGGINQIKVMLTGMFASGGLAGLAGTVEVLGAHYRFVDGALTVPNFAWTGMMATLLANSNPIGIIFTSILLAAFQTGAMGVERNTEVPLELASVIQAVLILFISAKFSYDWWKKRKAKGGESHGAA
- a CDS encoding ABC transporter ATP-binding protein codes for the protein MAHRLEMKQMTKKYGEFTANDQVSFTLEAGEVHAIVGENGAGKTTLMRMLYGMEQPTEGEILLNGKPVAFRGPNDAIRNGIGMVHQHFMLFGDFTVAENIVIGYEPKQAGFFRRKEAVEKVRALSEEYRIPINPLTQVSACSVGEQQRVEILKVLYQGAEIIVLDEPTAVLTPLEVKDLLQTIRNLAASGKSVILITHKLQEVMEVADRITVLRGGRVTGTVSQSETNVDDLARLMVGRELEELSQRVPLEGKRLLHVDRVTMREKQTLLDHVSFSIHHGEIVGIAGVSGNGQSELLQAISGLRPIQEGKIHLDGTDVTNKSVEAIRQAGLAHIPEDRYLWGTAKLESVEENALMGYQRKPEFYRRGVILRDSFRQVVRGWVDRFAIKTGSRQLQELAGNLSGGNLQKLIVARELGQETPLLIAAEPTRGVDIGAMEHIHQALIEKRNNGDGILLVSSELSEILALSDRVLVMYKGRIAGELARSEATEEKISVLMAGGNVHGSDQRAV
- a CDS encoding BMP family lipoprotein → MKKLLLALTTFAVLAAGCSAGGSSPTGGSSPAGGSAPAEKAEGQAAGQEGAAKKRIALILPEKIGVNPFFQQMDEGAKKAGQEFGAEVKSIESTDHGAIEENLRVAVAENYDLIITSSFEAEDALKKVAAENPDRNFAIIDTVVDLPNVRSVTFREQEAAYLMGAAAGLATKTNKVGMVVAMDIPLLKKWTGGFQEGMKATNPNAEFLVNYVGSFSDPAKAKELALLQASKGADIINGAAAVGDLGVFEAAKEKGFYTSGQDVDRTSIDPAHIVLSQLKGTDAAAYETVKSFVEGNLKPGVVTYGLKEKGVGVTYVTHESKTPLNPFIGQEVIDKVKAINDEIVAGTRKVPDSF